The sequence below is a genomic window from Sander vitreus isolate 19-12246 unplaced genomic scaffold, sanVit1 ctg379_0, whole genome shotgun sequence.
TCCCCATTGATGAGTATTTGTGTTTCAGGAGCGAGGCTTTCCCGAATCACAAACTGAAGCCTAAGCACCATTATGTTTCTCACTACCCTGAGCTCATAATGTGTTTTGGTCCACTAATTAAAAAGGTTATGGACACTGAGATTTGAAAGCAAGCACACTTACTTTAAGCAGTGCTCCAGAAAGCGCCATAACTTTAAAAACCTCTGCTTAACTCTTTCAGGAAGGCATCAGCTTTTTCAGGCCTATCTGCAGGCTGGTAGTCTCTTTGCACCCGTTGTTGTAGCAGAAAAGGCAACTGAGTTTTTTTCTTGAGGACTTCAATGACTACATCAGGGAATCTGTTTCAAACTATGATTTTGGCCCTCACAATACACTGATACACTGAACTGTCAAAGGcacaaaatacaagaaaaacgTGCTTGTGTCAATAGATGAGAACTCTGAGGGTCTTGTCATTGGAAAGATTGTCATTATACTGATACAGAATCATTCAAcagtatacagtggggcaaaaaagtattttttcccctccaaacacgacgagttgagtttttaccaaaaagttctattttggtttcatctgaccatatgacattctcccagtcctcttctggatcatccaaatgctctctagcaaactccagacgggcctggacatgtactggcttaagcagggggacatgcctggcactgcaggatttgagtccctggcggcgtagtgtgttactgatggtagcctttgttactttggtcccagctttgaggttgtggacaggtgtcttttatactgataacaagttcaaacaggtaccattaatacaggtaacaagtggaggacagaggagcctcttaaagaagaagttacaggtctgtgagagccagaaatcttgcttgtttgtaggtgaccaaatacttattttccaccataatttgcaaataaattcattaaaaatcctacaatgtgattttctggattttattttctcattttgtctctcatagttgaagtgtaccaatgatggaaattacaggcctctcatctttttaagtgggagaacttgcacaattggtagctgactaaatacttttttgccccactgtattttCTCACTGAAAAATGTAGGACTGTGGTTTCTTCATGATGTTGGTATTTATGGCTTTACTCCAGTGCAGGGATGTTACTGCTGTGTTAAGCAAGATGACCTTATCGATTATTATCCTTTACCGGCATACACATTCTCTGACATGGCAGTAATTGTACCACATCATTCCTTCCTTTCAGTGTACATCCACGATGCTGGAGCAAACAGTCCCACAAGCCTTGCCAGGAGAATCTGAAGCTGTTCAATAGTCATTGATGGAATTTATATCTGTTATTGGTAGACAGGctattttactttcattttggGTTGCTGTTTTGAATATTTTGCCTCTCTCCCATTGCCAATGCATTATTAAGAATCAACACCCAAAAATGATGTACTGTAGCATGTTTACCAACCTTTCCTCAAATGACTGACGACTTCTATTTTCTCTCACTAACTTGTTCATTGGCTGAATCCTAATGGACTGTAATACTTTTTCTCTGATGTTACAAGAGTACACATTGTCTGATTTGACAGTAattgtcattttctttctcctcaGTATACACCAATGCCTACTTTTCTGGAGAAAATGATGGAGATTGTGCCTAGGGCACTGCCAAATATTCCAAAATCTATCCACAACGCTATAATTGATAGAATTGTAAATGCTGGCGGTTTTACATCAACACAAGAACTATAAGAAGAAATATGTAAAAGAGGATGACTTTGCAGACTTACTGCCTCTTGTTAGACGACGACAACTTTTGGAAGTATTCCAAATAGGTAAGCTTGCTTTTTAGGTTACAGTACTATTCCATTATATCATGGCTTGCAGAAGttcataatcataatcaatgtatatttcacaatttaaaaacaGGAGGAGAGGATTCTGCAGTTATATTTTGTTGATGCCTTCAATTAAGTTCACATGACCCATCtcatattttttgtcatttttagagTAAAGTGATCACAGTAAACCTTGAAATCGTTCCATCCTCCACCACCGAAGTCAGCAGCAACTGTCTATCAATCATCAGTCCATCTAGAAGTGAGGACAGCCCGTCTGCCTCCAAGCCTGTAAGGAAATCATGGCCAGAGTCTTTTAAGGTGCCATGGGACCTTAGCCTGCAGAGATTTGCACTGCCATTTCATCTTGTAAGAGACTTTCACCAGGTGCACGACGGCAGATGGTCAGGATAATGTCCGATGAGATGAGGAAGTATGAGCTGAATCCAACACGAGCACAATGCCTTGTAGTTTGCCGGAATATCGTTCACCAGTACCCAGAAAGTTTCGCCAATCAGCGAGACAATGGACAGCTTCTAGATGGTGGATACACATCTCTGCTGATTCAAGTGAAAAATCGCATCGAAAATCTGAACCGTGCAAGCAGTTTTCATCAGCACCGTTCAGCTAGCCATGGGGCCTACTGACACATACGGATGTACAAGATTCCAGCCCAGCCTCCCTGCAGAAGAGACTGAGGACACAATGGAGACCAAGCGTCAACAACTGGAAGGGATCTACAGTCAGGATGGCACAGCTGGTGCTGAGAGACTGCAGGTAAAGAAGCTAATGGATTCTACTTTCTACCTGCAGCGGTCCCACATCAATGTTGTACCTACACCAACCATTGCAACTTTAAAAGCAAAGTGGCCGTACTTTCAATCACAAAGGACTATACTCCCACTTTGAGCTTCTTACTGATATTCCTGTGCTGCGTAGCCTTGACCTTGCCATGGAAGAGTGTGGCAAAGCGATTGTGGAAATGTTCAAGACTAAACCGACAAATGCAAGGATGAAGGAAGTTCTTCGTCAGCTTGATGATGATGTCGAGCTGTCCTATCAGGTCATCCATCTTCTGTCTCACTTTTCCGAAGATGTCTCAGGACTCATTGTTCTTGCAGATGCAAGttcccctacacacacacacacacacacacacacacacacacacacacacacacacagactcctctGTCTGACCATCTAGCTCTCCCTCACTCTGCCTTTATCTTTATATATTCCTCTATCTCTACCTATctgtttcactctctctctttttctttttacctacCCTGTATCTATCTCTCTGTTTTGTCACTATCTccctatcaatctatctatatCCTTCTCTCTATTTCTACCTCTATCTCTCCCTGTGccactttccctctctctccctccctctctctctctgtctttccctctatttctgtatctatctatctctctccctctatctctttTATCTATCTTACTTTATCTATCCATCactatctctctctatatcttCTTTTTCTCTATCTATATCCCCCTgtatctctttatctctcttccTGTATCtccctctatctatctatctatctatctatctatctatctatctatctatctgtctcacTCAATGGTAgtcttattttattaatattgtgTTTAATTTGTTCTATTTCCTAGGGATATGCCACTGCAGCTGACCTTGAGAGTTCACTCTCTTTACCTGCAACTCCTCGTCTGATACTTCTTGGTAAGTTGGTTTTAGATAGGAGAGTTGGCTTTAGTGTTGTATGTAGTGAATTCAGTGGTATCAAACTAAACTCTGtattcaaaatgaaaactaaaacaGAAATTTGACAGTTAAAACATTTCTGTTTCAGGAGAAACGGGAAACCGCTTCCAACGCTGGATGCTCAGCACTGAGGGCCAAATTGTGTGCGAAGGGATCCAGTCCAACTTTGTGACAGGGCTggcatcttttttttcctgtttttacatCTTTAACCTACAGTACCAAGAGGAGACAGCCTGCACGCTTGAATTCATCCAGAGGTAAGATTTTGTCTGTTAAGACCTGCATTTGTTGTGACTCAAGCATGGTTTCAACAGGTCTAGTGATGGGATTTAGCAATTAACTTTGCTTTAGAAAGTTTTAGTGCAACTTACAATATTCATAGACGCATAGGATAGTGCATGTTGAGGATAGTTCATGTAcatttgttgtctttgttgtgCTATTAGTGCTGTGTGAATTACTAGATTTCCAACCAGTGTAAAATTTGTGGGTATAAACCcagaaaaagggacaaaggctgcaaagggaaaaaaaagaactgtcAATTCACATGTCGCCAGCCTCTTGCGCAGACTCATGGACTTTCAGTGGGATTTCATTTGAAAAAGGTGAGATAGATTTATACATTACACGTATGTTCAAACAGCAATGATTCAGGAGGCTGGGGAAATTCATTCTCAACTCCCTTTCAAAGTTAGAATGCTGAACTCCTCTTCCATGCTCTTTGCAATAAATTTTACTTATCACACTTTctattattttatgttattctTTCTGTTTTGTGCTCTGTTACTTAAATTAGCTTTTGTTAGGTCAAGCCAGGTGAAATTATGGaactcatctctctctttctttctttctttctttttctttctctctctctctctctctctctctctctctctctcatatatacAGACGCAAGACTTTCCAAAGAATCCCCATTGTGTGCTTTGAGAAAATGGTTAGTGGTCTATGCAGTgacagtgtttttgtttattgctCTTTATTGACCAGGAGTTCCATGAAGTGTTAAGTCTTGGCTTGAATGTATTCATACATGTTGAATTTCAGTGGTTTGGTAACATTAAGTGTTGAGGTTCAGTATTTTGTTATATTGAACAATGTATTtgggtttaaaaaatgtatttgctacTTTTTAAGCCATGAACATGAGAACATGAAATTTATTTGTGATTAATCAGCCTATGTATAACATTTTTGTGTGACCAGGAGTCAAAGGGAATGTCCTTGGTTTGTCTTTTTTGCTGAATTTTAGCAGTTCAGGGAACATTAAATGTTGAggtttagggccctatcttgctagtttaagaccgacgcagttgtcaatttcccgtccagcgcctgcatcgtttaaatagcaaattcacctgaacccatctgtggcccatgggcgtgctggtcttacagggaggtgtgttcaggtgcattctgggcatgctggtcatacagggaggtgtgttcaggtgcattctgggcatgctggtcatacagggaggtgtgttcaggtgcattctgggcgtgctggtcttacagggaggtgtgtccaggtgcattctgggatcttgaggcagcgggaagtgatcgcgccattgtccaacaaaaacctggtctaaagtcaataactcagcatttcattgttattttaacagagcattagtaaaatgctcctaggctcgtgcacagcgcacgcacactatgcttgttacacacacacagggatgaacagcagcacacacacatgcagaagattacaaaacaaaatattacggtgtaaatcctccatcataatagcaatgctccaaggtccaaacgcgcctggcttttaaagggaatgggagatgatctctgattggtttattgcatgttaagcCCAAAACatacctatgaattaatgaagacactaagtacaacccttttgaaccatgcgcccggcgcacggaccctttttatcTTTATAAAAGTTAATTTCAACACGGAACTAATCGTTTTCTTTCACTAAGTGTTATGTGATATATTATGCCTATTCTTGTATTAACTAAAGCTAGAATATGTATATTACAATCAGTGGTGGTACATTACTATGCTAAAATAATTAGCaataaatttaaaaagcaatattcaatggaaacaaaataaatggtgatttaacatgaaaataatgGTAACCCTGTTGCCAGTTATTTCCTGTTATTTAACAGGGAAATAATTAACAGTGTATataatcgctgacaaccgggacaatgtCATAGTGTTTGGTGTAaactgggacattttagcgtcccgacaggcttttgtagggactcgggacacgcaattCAAAATTGGGACTGTCCCAGTCAAATCGggacatctggtcaccctagaaaagatagattataaagacactcgtgttcatgtttacatgcggccgcggtcttgaaaaccagtcatgacttacagctgacgatgcaaactaaaatcaaaagcaatttgctcaatatatctgaaataatcgcacgatgtaaaacataacttgtctagtgtacttactcagtggataactgtccatcttgtccctccggtctgggttgccgtctccaatttattttcgggaaaaaagtttcaagtacagccctgttcatcagagaggggaaatcttcagactgtacaaagcactgcgtctcttg
It includes:
- the LOC144513914 gene encoding uncharacterized protein LOC144513914, with the translated sequence MGPTDTYGCTRFQPSLPAEETEDTMETKRQQLEGIYSQDGTAGAERLQGYATAADLESSLSLPATPRLILLGETGNRFQRWMLSTEGQIVCEGIQSNFVTGLASFFSCFYIFNLQYQEETACTLEFIQRRKTFQRIPIVCFEKMVSGLCSDSVFVYCSLLTRSSMKC